The nucleotide sequence TGCTATTAAAATCCCCAGGAAATGGGTGTCACTGCAAGGATCAGAGAATGAGCTTTGGAGTTTGTTTCAAAATTGTCTGTTTTTCTCTGAAAATTCCTTTTTGAGATAATAAATAGCCAGGAAAAGGGAACAGAAAGACAACTGAAACCTTCATCTTGGCAATTTTGAAAAGGATCCTTGGTGGCTAAAGGCAAGGGGTTCCCATATAGACTCCATGGCATAGGAAATGATGAGTAAGTAAATGTTCCTGGGCCAGGAGACCACTAGAGAACCCTGGTTAATAGAAGAGACACAAAGAGTAAGTAGATGGATTTGAGGACCCTCAGTACCAAAAGGACCTTTTTCTCTCCAGGAATCCCACCCATTCTCCCCAAACCAATGGAGATTATCAATCCCCCTTCAATTTTTCACAGAACACTTTGTCCATATCTCTCTACCCTGTAACATTCTACCTTGTgctgtatttatttgtatgtgtgttgTATCTCTCTTAAGTAGAACTTAAACTCCTTGAGATTAGGAAGTTTATAATTTATTACCTTTATGCTCTGTCCCTCCCTCTAGATGTCCGGCACAGTGTCTTGTACTTGTAAggaattttttcctatttatggAAATGTTGAACTAAGTCCAAAATGCAATGGTTCAAGATAGAAGACACACTCAAGGAACACAGAGTCATTCCCAGGGCTGACTTTTCCttgttcttggcaaagaaatcCACAAGACAgaccctttcctccctctccataATTACACCTCAGGGCCTCAGGAAATTTTCTGATCAGATTCATAAAACTGAAGGGGCAAGGATGGCTGTAGTACAGAGGCCCTAGGTTCCAAATTTGGGGCCAAAAAAGTTATTGGAAAAAGGAGCATGAGTTAGTTCTGAGGGGAACCCCCAAAGGAAATGAGAGTCTAGGCTCCAGGAGGCTGCTGGGAGGTCTGTATTATCTTTCTAGTCAGTGAGAAGTCCTGGTAGTCTTGGTAGGGATTGTCTTGGTTGATTCCCAAACCCCTGATGCCTGGCACTAGAAATGCAGTTCTGagaagcatttttttccttttcctattccttCTCCATCCAGGGCACAGTGTCTCTTGCTAGGATTCACCTTAATCTACTGAATTTCCTGTCTTGCCTCATCTTGATAGCACATTCCACAGGAAGTATCCCTTTTTCCTCTTATAGGTACAGGAAGGCCCTCACTAAGCCAGTATCACAAAGACAGTCCAACCTTTCCCTCTGGAGAACCTTTTAGCATATTTCTACTCAAGTCAAGAGCAGATGGTCCATACCCTAGCTAGAACATCTGCGGGGCTCTAAGCCCCCAGTTCGGTGCAACATTTACATGTTGGGTCATGGGGGCAACTTTAGGCTCTGATCTGGCCCTTTCATTCTTCAGTTCCCAGTCATTCTATTCCAGGAGTCTCAGCTGCTATAACCAGAATTTTGGGTGCTAGATCTGCGGAGCCATACATCAGGCAAGTTGGGCTGACTATTGGGCAACACCACTGGGCCACCATCAGTGCCTCCACCACGGCCCTTCCAGGAAGAGCTAGTCTGGTGGGAAGCAGGTGAGGATGGATCATAGACAGTTTCCCGCAGGGCCAGCCATAGAGTCTCACGCTTTCCATTCAGCTGACCCCTTTCTGGAGCCAGGGACCTAGCTACATCTTGAACCTCTGGGGAGGAGACTGCTGAATCGGCTACTGGAGCACTGGGCTCGGAGGCGCTAAGGCAGGTCTCATCAGAGACACTGAGCCCCTCCAGAGAGCTGGCTGAGGAACAGAGGCAGCGAGGGGTCTCCTCTGCCTCGGTCTTGGAGGAGTGAGTAGGTGTGACAGGCTGGACTGTGGGTGGTGGAGTCCCAGCTTCCAAACTCTGGGAGTCCTTCTCAGCCCAGACTTTGGGGGCTGGGCTACTCTCTTTATAAGGAGAGGAGGTCTGTAGAGCCGGGCACTGGCCAAAGACGACCTGATGGTCCAAAAGTGGCTCCTGGGGTTCAGGCCTCAGAGTTTCCTGGCGGACAGAGGGTGCAGGGGCCCGGAGATAGCCATGACTTTCTTGGAGCTGCAGATCTTCGGACAGCATGGAGGGCCGATGGGAAAGCTTGCTGGTGGCCGTGCTGGTGTCAAAGCTGTTGCTGCGGCGGCGGGCTAGGGGCTGGAGCTCATACTGTTCTATGAATGCAGCTGAAGAGACCCCAGCAGGCCCCGGACGGTGGCGGCCAGGCTTCTCCTTACCAGACTCGTGGCTTCCGTAGCCCCGAGGCAGGCGACCACAGGGCCAGAGGATCTGGCCACAGTTCTTCTCAGGCCCAAAGAAACAACAAAGGGACTGGAAGAAGAAGCTGGCAAAGCCACAGCTGATGCATTTGACCATCATGAGGAAGATGCCCAACTTGCGATAAAGCAGGACTGTGGCGGGCAGCATGAGCACGCCTGCAGAAAAGAGGGCAGAAGCCCCCACTGCGGTGGCACAACTCATCTGGCGGAGGGAGAATGCCACTCGGCTGAGCCGGTCTGGGTGGGGGCAGAGGTGATAGGAGATACAGTAGTTCACTGTGAAGTCCACAGAAAGTCCCACAGCaactgaaagaaagagagattcaGCGGCGTTGAGCTGCCACTCCAGAAGCACTAGTAGCCCCAGAGTCAGCATCACGGTGCCGGCAATGGCTGTCACAGAAAACAGACTGAGCAGCACGTTCCAAGTGCCTAGCAGGAGGATGGCAAAACACAGGGCGACGGCCAGGCCCAGGACCACCACGGGCTCCGTGCTCAGGCTGTGCTGGAGGCTGTAGAGGTCTAGGTGGCTGGTGAACCAGCCATTGCGCAGGCCACCAGGGGCTGTACTCAGCTCTCCCTCCAGCCAGCGGCTTACTTCAAGGTAGAAGCGATGGGTTTGGCTGTAATCCACACTATAGTGGAAGTTCGTCTGAAACTGCAGGACCAGGGCGACCAGATTGCCCTCAGCATCAAAGCGAGGCCCCAGGTCCCTGCCCCCATCAGGGCTCTGTTCCAGGGTCATCATCTTGAGGCAATGCAGGAAGAGCTGGGGACCAAAGGGGAAATGGAAATGGCCACAGCACAGGCCAGGGCCGTGGTAGGCACACCGAGGACTAGCCATCCACCGTTGTAGCTCTTCCACAAAACAGAGAGTGGGCTCCCCTTCCTGATCAACATAGTAGAAGCTCTGATTGCGAGCCCGGTGGCAAAGGGTCAGCAGCCAACGCTGGGCCTGGGGACCACGGGCTGAGAAAGTGGGGTCACTCACCAGAGTGCCATTGCTGCGGGGGTCCAAGGGATCGCCTGTGTCTACTGGGAGGATGCCCCACACCATTGCCACGGGCATATGTCCCCCCTCTCCCTGAGGCAGGCGTTCAAACATGAATTGTTGGCGGTATTCAGCATCGAAGCGCTCAAAGGGGTGGCTGGGTCGGAAGACTTGACCCCTGGGCATTGTCAGAGTCGGGAGCCGCAGCCGTGGACTGAAGCCAGCGATGTATGCCCCTCCTGCTGCCAGGGCGGCAAACCAGCAGATCCAGATGTAACGAAACTTAATAACACTACAAGGTAGCAACCTCTGGAAGAGCAGATGAGAGGTGCCCGTTAGGGCCCGCTGCAGGGCATGAAGGTGCCGCTGCAGGGCCAAGGCTAACCTCCGGTGTCCACTGCCACCCCAGTAACCCCGGGGCCGGTCTGCACAGCTAGGGGCTATGTAACGCTCATACAGCACCATGGAGGAGGGCAACCAGGTGAGCATGAGTGCCAGGTTGACCAGCACAGCAGTTCCCATATAGATGGCAAAGCATCggatggcagttaagtgactcaggTAGCTGGCGTAGAAGGCTGTGCCTGTGGTGAGACCAGAGACCAAGAGCAAATAACCAAAATGATGCATGGTATGGCTGACCCTTTGGGGGAGCCCAGAGGAGGGGAGCTGGCCCTTGCTGAGGCTCCACAGGTCAAAGAAGACTAGGGTATGATTGGCACAGATGCTACTCAGCAGGACAATAGCAGTCAGATTGACGAAGGGAAAATAGGCCAAACGGAAAGCCACCCGGTACAGGAAGAAGGCAACTAGCAGGGATCCTATCACCACTAGCAACACCATAAGTGTGATAAAGAGGGAGCGGAGGTAGAGGGAGATACTGAGAAAGATGGCACCAAGAGCCAGCACAGGGTACACCGTGTCCCGTGCTAGGTAGTGCCGAAACAGCTGCTGCTTGAGGCCTAGGTCCATTCCTGTTATGGAGGTATAGTTGTCAAAGAGTTCCCAGGAAGAGGCCAGATTGTCCAGGTATATGCCCATCATGGAGGCCCCCTTCTTGGTAGGCAAGAAGAGAAGACTATACTTGAGGGAGGGCACCTGGTAGTCAGCAGTCTGGGGACTCAGGAAATCTCGATCGACCAGGAAGTGCAGGAGCTGGTAGATGGCACTGACTCGGGCACACTTTTCAGGCACATGAGTACAGTGTGGGTGCTTTTCTCGTTGGGTACCCAGGCAGGCGGGCACCAGGGCACCATGGTGGTAGTAAGGGGCACAGGCTCGGAGAAGGGCCAGTGTGCGAACAATGTCACCTTGGTTGATGTCCAGGCATGAGGAGCGGTTATAGAGCATAGCAATGTAGTTGCCCAGGGACCAGCTGGGACAGCACTCATTGGCTGAGGTGCGCTGACATAGATCCCTGAAGTGGGCATGGGAGCGGATCTGCAGAGGGACAGCAGTTGAAAGTCTCAGGAAGCTGGAACAGCTTTGATGGGGCAGCCCAAGGATTAGACACccctttgccttccagaaagcTACAGCGGAGGAGGCTGGGGAGAATGGGACCAATGCCCTCAGCTTTCACCTAATGTTAAATTACCAAGTGACCACCTCACTTCTGTCTGAGAAAAGAAGCCTGTCCCTTTGAGGAATGGAGGTTTTCAAGGACACTTTGGAGAACCCCATGAATAGTATTGGGTCATTTTCTTGGCCATTTAACTGGGGAGGGTGGAATGGGAGAGGAGTAGAGGGAAACAGGCAGATACAGTCAAGGTAGGAGGAGTAGAGGGTGAAGGTAAGCAGGATGCCAGGAGCAAGGTTTGTACTTTACACTGGATTTCACATTTAGAAAAGGATCAGCTGCCTCCTAGGAGAAGCTTTTTCTTTCCCAAACTGGCTGTCCATTACTCTGTACCAACCCCAGAAGTGAATgaatttcagtctgcatcaaaaTGAGAAATCAGAACTGTTTGCCACCCTATCCCAGTCAGGCCTGGTTCTCCTTTCTGAGGGGATCTTGGTGTTCAGAGCCAAGTCTCCaatcctcccttttcttcctccctctccataCCCTCTACACACACCAAGATGGCTCACCTTCTTCTGCTCAGTTCGACACATGGACTGAATGGCTTGCAGATTCCATAGGCTGCCGGCCGTGGTGGACATGAACACCAACTGAGAGTAACTCTTCTCTGCAATACAACCTCCAATAACTTAACCCTCCAGTCTTATGGGTCCCTCAGGACCCTATTTGGGATCCTAATACCCCCAAGGAGGGAGGAGGACGGGAGTGAATCATCCCTATCTATGTGATtaatggggaaattaaggcacaaaaaaggggaaagagttGCAAGACAAGGCAGGAAGCAGGGAAAATGGTTCTGAACCATAGTACCCTCTCATTGCTCTTCTAACCCCAGGTAGAGTAGGGATTTAGGATTTTCcttaaagagaaactgaggctgacccCATTGCCTCTTGAATGGGAATCAAATTGTTACTTGGGGGGTTGCAGAGTCCCTATCAACCCAGGGACAGATGTTCATACCTGTCTTTAAGATGAGATTCTTGGGACATTATCTTTTGGCATACCTCATTCTTCTAGTTCCTAGTCCTTTAACTGTATCCTATGACCACGGGGAATAGTCTTtcccccccctcacccccccccaccccccgctttaaactcttaccttctgtcttagaatcaatactgtgtattggttacaaggcagaagagcagtaaggtctaggcaatgatggttaagtgacttgcccagggtcacacagccaggaagtgtctgaggccatccaggaagtgtctgaggccaaattttaacccaggacctaccatctctaggtttggctctccatcccctgagccacctggctgtcccaaGGAATAGTCCCCTTAAGAGAGCTAGTTCAGGGGAACAGAAAGTAGCTCAAGCTGTCTTGCTAGAACCAGGAAGTTCAATAGCTCTTACAAGCTCAAACAACTCTGGTtccagattgaaaaaaaaaaatacactttagGAATCTTTTCCTGAGAAGACAGTTGACTGGGTACAATGAGTTCCATTTTCACTGGTGGGGTCCCACTTCTCTTACTCAGGTCTCTGGCCTAGATTCTGCCTTTCCTCTCTAACCAGTGCTTCTGATCCCTTGCTGCTCAGGCTCTCTGCCTGGGTCTCTCGACCTTTGTTCCCCACTCTCTCAGACTCTGCTTTTGATCCCTGCTGACTAACTTCCCAGGACATTGTGGACACGTTGCTTTATGAATTGCCTCTTCTTCTCATGGTTCTCATGAACGTGACCAATGGCTTACCTCACAGTGCCTGCCCACTGGCCTTTGCTCCTCATTGCTAACCCTCACCTGCTCCCATCTTTGCTATTGTCAAAgttccaggaaaaaaaagttctgtGGCAGGGAAAGGGAACCTGAGTCAGGGTCCTGCTTAGATtagagttggggtggggggaggaaggagggaagtaaAGAGCATATGGAGAGGCTGTGTTCTGTCTAGATACCAAGTCAAGTGTGCAGAAAATTAAACATGAATACATCCTTGAATTTCTGGTAATAGGATGGGAAGCAGCACTGACTAGAGAAGGCTACTAGATAATGAATGTCCTATTTGGGGAGGCAGGATGGGGTTAGGCCAGTTAGGCTAAGAGAGTGGGAGGAGTTGGTGAAGATGTCACTCACCTGGGGGGCCACAGAAGAAGCCATCCTGCCCTCTGTCTTCCCAGGGCTCCACCATTCTACGAGGCCGGGCCAGCCCTTCCTGGGGACTGCTCCAGTCCATGGGGCTCATGGTAATAGAGCTATCAgaactgaggtagagagagaaagttCCCATCCCAGGGAAGCCACAAACAAGGAAAGGTAATGAGTAAGGACTTAACTGATTGACACAACTCAAGGAGAAGGGACCAAGAAGACATAGGTTAGTGGGGCTGTGTGGTCACAGTTCCTTCAGTAGACACAAAGGATATGTGCTACTGCCTTTTGAGTGGTTTCCTGagggtgtttgtgtgtgtgtgaccatAGTAAGCATGTGGTCTTACAGGGACACAGATATCCCACCCTCCATGTATTGTGGCCTGTACCTATTCAGGTCAGGATCGGGGGTTAACGAGAACACCTTCCTGTGGCCAGTGAGTTCTTGCACGATTCTCCAGACTGCCAGTTTTCGCCCAATGTCTGTGTCTCGAGGCTCAAAGCCCTGCAGTGAGGTTCACAGGAAGGACAGAATTGATGGGGTGTGGGGATAATTCATCCAATTAggatttcctcttttcctctccttcctagtTCCACAAGCCATCATCCTTTTGTCCATTTCCCATTCTCTGGATCCCTGCTTCCCTAATGCAGAGACCAAAAGAGATGAAGCCCACCTGGATCACCTGATGACTGAGTAGCAATCTCTTTTTATCTTCAATGTTTCCCTTTTTCTCCAACTTTCTGCCATTCCCTCTGAAGCTTTGAAGCCCAATTCTTTACCCAGGCACTATTTTTACCCAGCTGACTCTACCCCATCTTTCTCTGTCttgtgggaagaagagaagtGGCAAGAACTGGGACCTCTGCCTTTCCCTCTTTGTCCCTCTGTCACTCACCAGTAAGGGCTCTGAGAAGTCAGGCATCTGTCCCCCCAGCAGCCCAGCTATCGTACAGAGCAAAACCGTGGCCAGGCACACCAGCAGCACAGCCAGGGGCCACTCAGCAATCAGCTGGGAGTAGCTGGAAGGGAGGGGAGCCAGGGCATGAGTGGGAGTTCCATACCCCCTGGTACCCTGGGATTCAGCAGAAGAAAGTTCCTCAGGGGAGGGGAGTGAGGGTATAGCCTGGTTATGTTGCTTTAATGTGTTTCTCAGAGTGTGCTCCATGCAACCCATAATGTGATTAGAGATTCTATGAGAACCTTTTAATGCTAGTGAGTCATTCAAGTTGGGATCATTCTTCCTACCAGCACATTATGAGGGATTGTGCCAAGCCACAGGTTACCCTCTCTATCCACTCTCATTGGTGTTCAGGGGGTTCATCAGGGAAAAGCACAATCCTGGGTGAGAGGAACCTCCCTCCCACTGCATAAATGGGCCATATATGTTTACCCCACCTCCACCTTTAAAGGTGAAAAAGAGCAGAAGAGATTCTTCAGCCTCAAGGTTGATTTTTGCCAACATTCATTCCCTAAGTGTGGATAGCAAGCTAATGCAAAACTCTCATAGGTTTTGATAACCCCAAAGTGTTCTGTGGCCAGTAGATTGGGGAAATAGTCATAGGGGAAAATCAGAGCCAAGAAAGTGACAGGGAGAACATGGGGTACAAGTCATCAGAGGAAGAACACGATGAGAGAGATAGGAAAGAGTAAAGGAAGACACAGTTCCTACCTCCTTGGCATCCGAAAAGCCTGCTCATGCCTGTAGATGAGAAAGATACCTAATTGGAAAATTCCTTCTTTCATAGGAGTGGGAAGCATGGCATCAGCCTTTTCAGTTCATTACCAGCTCTTCCCATCCAGGTCCTAAATCTTTCTTCAGCTGCATCCAAGTGTTTGTTCTCCATTCTGGAGTCCTATCCCCAGTATCCCTGTACCCCTGAACCCCCATGTCCCAAGAGTTCTAAGGCCTGGGCTCTCAATTCCTGGTTTAATCTCACGGACAGAGGACaggttttgtcttcttttctccacccCATCCTACAGTATCCCAGCTCTCTCCTTACCTGACGCTTACCACGTGATGCTGCACAGGTCTGGGCTTCCAGGAGCCCTCCCTCTGTGAGGGAACAGGGGAAGGGCTGAGGCTAGAGTGATGGGAGCACAGGGCAGTTCTGTCCCCAGGCCCAGGCAAGGTGTAGCTACCTCGGTACTCCTGCTGGGCCCGGGGATAAGGGAATCGGGGAGGACCTGGGGGACTGGATAAGTTCTGACCCTGGGGTTGGAGGGTATTTGAGACTGGTAATGGACCAGAAGAGATGAGGGGTGTGGTAACTGGGTAACGGTGGAGAGGGCATCTTCTCTCCTGGCTTGGATCAGGTCCTGGGGCCTCTGTTCGAGACctatttggagagagagagagagagagagagagagagagagagagagagagagagagagagagagagagagagagagagagagagagagagaagaaaagaagaatcagGACTGGAAAACAGAGACAGAAGTCAGTGAGGCCAGCCCAGGGCCATATCCTTCAAATTCAGGAAGCTTGGATAACCTACTAGTAGTAGGTCTAGAGTCTTGTGTCCTTCTTGGATAGTTAATCTCTGTGGAAAATGGAAGGTGGATAATAAGGAATAGGAACAGGTGGAGGAATTCTCTGGTTTCCCCATATCCAACCTTGCAAGTCTTAAGCCTCAATCTTTTGCTATGTAGGCaaaggatttgttttattttggtgtgGTCAGCTTGAGGGGCTTgggtttggtttttaattttttgaaattgtATAACTAAAACATACATCTGACCATGTCATGCTCAAAAATTGTCAGTGGCATCACATTTGCTTATAGGACAAATATTAAATCCTCAGgctagcatttattttatttttaaactcttgccactatccccaaagggttataaaattgtgcataccatTTGATTCAGACCTATTcattccaagatatttatagctgctctttttgtgatggcaaaaaatggaaactaaagggatatgtccatcaactgaggaatggctgaacaaattgtggtatatgatggtggtggaatactattgtgctgtaaggaatgatgaacaggatgatttcagaaaaagctgaaaagacctacatgaactgatgcagagtgaagtaagcagacccaggaacaataatgtataataatcaactgtaaaagacttagctactctcagcaatacaatgatccaggacaattctgaaggatttatgataaagaatgtatctacctccaaagaaagaactgctgtacttggaatgcagatcaaagcatacaatttttcatttgagcttatttgtatttttatttgggagtttttgtttcatatgagtattctctcacgacaatgaccaatatggaaatatgttttgcatgatcatacatgtataacccagatcaaattgcttactatctctgggagggaggagaaatggagggagagagacaatttggatattataattttgaaaaaacttgtattgaaaattgttattgctgCTCCTAGGCTAGCATTTAAAGCTCACCACAACTTAGGTCTTGCTTAACTTTCCAGTCTTACTTAATTTATTTGCCCTCTCTCTTTTCTAGTTCAATTGGACTATAAGCTTCTCCCAATACAGGTCATTCCatcttctacttcctcttctacaAAGACCACCTCCCTTGTCTGGAATTTTCTGTCCTCAACTCAGattcttagaattcctagtttacTTTAAATCATAATTTAGCTGCTATATCCAGCAAGAATCTTTTCATAAgactttcctccctttttcaaGGTTACTAGTAATTTCTACCTCTTGAAATTATTCTGTGTTTACAGAATATCAGTACACATGTTATATCTCCTtagtagactataagctccttgaaggcagaggtaGTTTCATTGTTATCTTCATAGTCCATCTAGTACATCATCTTGCACATGGTAcaattcattgaattgaattgaattttagagGAGAATCTGCATGATGAACTGACAGTTGACCTTGGAATCAAACATCccgtgttcaaatcctacctcacatACACTAACTCCGTGAgcctgggctaatcacttaatctctcagggcCCCCAAGCACCCTCCTCACACTATATAGATTGCAGATCAAAAATGCCCATCAGCATTAGTGGAAGTATTTTTCTCACCAAGAATTTCTTATACCAGTGAAATAACAGATCTGATCCAATAAGTTCATTAAATTGAGTGGATTGAGGGTGGTTCAGTAGAAGTAGTATCAGTAAATGTCACTTTTTAGTCTCTTGGGTAGAATTGTGCTGGAAACTGCTTAGAGACAGTCTCTGCTCATCATGCATAAGTAGAACTTAACATTTAGAGACAAATGGACTACTGAAAAGAAACCGtgaagctgtgtgattctaggtaaatcacttaactccatttgccttgcCTTTGCCATTCTCTGTTCTACAattgataccaaggcagaagggaaagagtttccccctaaaagaaaaagaaagtatgagGACTTGTATGATATGCTCTGATTGCAGGGATTGAAGGGAGCCTCATTGGAACTAGACTGGGCTGAGGAGGTTTTTTTCTATCACTACTGGGAGTCCTCCCTGCCTTGTGGAGTGGTCAGACCCCTTGAATAAGCTTGCTTTGGTTCTTATTTCAAAGCCAACACTGCTGCTGTACTGGAGAGACTGAATCAAGGTTCTGGTTAGCCTAGAATGGGGAGagtagagggggaagagagagaagcaagGAGGCAGTATGTGGAGGGAATATGTCCTGTCCAGATACCAAATGAGTGggtagaaaataaagatgaactcatttttgtctttccactggaAAGGTGGCTAATGTTGTTGGTCACAGAAGGCTTAGAGGGAATGTGTTCTATTCTTAGGGGAGTAGTTGGAGAGCAGAACTACTTCCCTTCTGGGCTGTGATGGAAGACAACTGTCTTCTTCAAGATCAGAAATCTGACTGGCACATAGGGAATAGTGGGGAGCaagtggaagaagaaatggaaagtggTCTCTAGAAGATTTCTATTTAAGACTTAGAGCATTGAATTTGACTTTTTCTGGGTAGCAGGTTCCCAGTATGGACCTGTTTCATTTCCATAAATACTAGGATTATCATTTTGATCTCAGTACCCAGGAAGAATCGAGGAGAACATTCACAGAGTCTAAGCATCCATATGAGGAGGAGATGATTTGCAATTTTATGCTCTGTTCATCTCAATAATCACTAATAAGTAACCCACCTGGTAgcactcttttaaaaaagtattttcctttctctatcaGGTTTTACTTAGATCCTCACTTCAAAAAGTACCCATTTCCCTCCCATTCCCAGGATTCCTAATGCCTTCTATTAATTCTGATCTTTGGTAAGGGGTTGAGGAGGGGAGACCTTAGTTttcttcatttctgctttttcttcccCAGAAACCTCAGCTCCTAATACACAATCTGGCAGAATTTGAGAACCCATCCATCTTCTACTGGTAGCACAGCCAAACCTTCTGTGCTTCCTCTGCTTTCCCGTGTTAAAAGAGTCAAACACTACCCTTTTCAAAGGAAAATCTTTCTCAAACTCCAAACTCATTTATTCCCTATTTCCTACTCCCACAGATCAT is from Gracilinanus agilis isolate LMUSP501 chromosome 2, AgileGrace, whole genome shotgun sequence and encodes:
- the DISP2 gene encoding protein dispatched homolog 2, with protein sequence MESSGSRGPSQGPESSSTPGPRGEQPPEEQHLAPESGPPDRSRTEAPGPDPSQERRCPLHRYPVTTPLISSGPLPVSNTLQPQGQNLSSPPGPPRFPYPRAQQEYRGSYTLPGPGDRTALCSHHSSLSPSPVPSQREGSWKPRPVQHHVVSVRHEQAFRMPRSYSQLIAEWPLAVLLVCLATVLLCTIAGLLGGQMPDFSEPLLGFEPRDTDIGRKLAVWRIVQELTGHRKVFSLTPDPDLNSSDSSITMSPMDWSSPQEGLARPRRMVEPWEDRGQDGFFCGPPEKSYSQLVFMSTTAGSLWNLQAIQSMCRTEQKKIRSHAHFRDLCQRTSANECCPSWSLGNYIAMLYNRSSCLDINQGDIVRTLALLRACAPYYHHGALVPACLGTQREKHPHCTHVPEKCARVSAIYQLLHFLVDRDFLSPQTADYQVPSLKYSLLFLPTKKGASMMGIYLDNLASSWELFDNYTSITGMDLGLKQQLFRHYLARDTVYPVLALGAIFLSISLYLRSLFITLMVLLVVIGSLLVAFFLYRVAFRLAYFPFVNLTAIVLLSSICANHTLVFFDLWSLSKGQLPSSGLPQRVSHTMHHFGYLLLVSGLTTGTAFYASYLSHLTAIRCFAIYMGTAVLVNLALMLTWLPSSMVLYERYIAPSCADRPRGYWGGSGHRRLALALQRHLHALQRALTGTSHLLFQRLLPCSVIKFRYIWICWFAALAAGGAYIAGFSPRLRLPTLTMPRGQVFRPSHPFERFDAEYRQQFMFERLPQGEGGHMPVAMVWGILPVDTGDPLDPRSNGTLVSDPTFSARGPQAQRWLLTLCHRARNQSFYYVDQEGEPTLCFVEELQRWMASPRCAYHGPGLCCGHFHFPFGPQLFLHCLKMMTLEQSPDGGRDLGPRFDAEGNLVALVLQFQTNFHYSVDYSQTHRFYLEVSRWLEGELSTAPGGLRNGWFTSHLDLYSLQHSLSTEPVVVLGLAVALCFAILLLGTWNVLLSLFSVTAIAGTVMLTLGLLVLLEWQLNAAESLFLSVAVGLSVDFTVNYCISYHLCPHPDRLSRVAFSLRQMSCATAVGASALFSAGVLMLPATVLLYRKLGIFLMMVKCISCGFASFFFQSLCCFFGPEKNCGQILWPCGRLPRGYGSHESGKEKPGRHRPGPAGVSSAAFIEQYELQPLARRRSNSFDTSTATSKLSHRPSMLSEDLQLQESHGYLRAPAPSVRQETLRPEPQEPLLDHQVVFGQCPALQTSSPYKESSPAPKVWAEKDSQSLEAGTPPPTVQPVTPTHSSKTEAEETPRCLCSSASSLEGLSVSDETCLSASEPSAPVADSAVSSPEVQDVARSLAPERGQLNGKRETLWLALRETVYDPSSPASHQTSSSWKGRGGGTDGGPVVLPNSQPNLPDVWLRRSSTQNSGYSS